Below is a genomic region from Eupeodes corollae chromosome 1, idEupCoro1.1, whole genome shotgun sequence.
TATAAAGTTCCGGTTTCAAGGCATcacgttttttatttaaagatttgtatCTACCGGATCTTGAAATCGAGTATTTCGTTTTATCATGACCGTACTCCTCCATGCGCCATCGAAGCTCTTCGGCTTGCAAGACGCTATCCAGAAATTCAATCGGATCGTTCGACATAATTATTATACCGttatattattacttttttcgtttgtatattcagaaaataataatttatttggaaGCAATATTGAGAAGGTATATTATTCTTATAATTTTGTAAGCAACTCGAACTTATTGAATGGTAGACACGAAAACCTCAACTGAATTGTTTCATTTGAAAttggcatttattttttatcaaaatataaacCATCACACGGTATAATATTAgtaatttgataaataaaaaaagaactccTATTAAAAGTGAATCGACCTGAGTTAAAAACGTTTATGTGACAAGAGAGTTTTATCTTTTGATAAGAATCTCAATAAAATTAAGGCATTaacttctaaaatttgttttgagttctcttgacaaatatttgtaaaatagtaataataattagGTATTATAAttagttaatttatttgtacGAAATTTTAACTAACCGTGAAGTTAGCGTACCTAACGTACTCGTAACTATGGCAACACATGGTATttgtaatattaaattaaaaaaaaaataaggtcaTCTGCACACTTTGGGCTCCTTGCGTCAGTGCTTGCTGCTTGTGCAGCGTAGGTTAGGTACATAAGGAGAGCTATAGTGAATACAATATCCCcttcctttaaaaatttaaaagtgatgTTAAGAATCAAGTTTTTAGGCTACATAAATAGGAAGAATTCTTGCTTTTACGGAACGGTGGCAATATTTACGGTAGAGCTACTCTAATGTATCATAACTTTTATGCCTTGTTAGAATAATGCCTACAATGAAAGACACTTCATAAAGAATGTCTTTGCCTAAAATCTTGTTTGCAAAATTACGCAGGTTCAGATGACATAAGATAGCTgtcatttaaacttaaggcctaACAAAGTTGATTGAAAGGTTAGGCATACAAAATTTCACTTTCTATCatgtaaaattaatttgctCAGAAAATCTGCTGATCGAATTTaattattcaactgaaagctgaactttattaagtttttttttgttcagagcAGAACCTGAACTGTCAAACGAAAAATTGAGTTTCTTCTCTTACTTTTTAacattcagaactttaaatgtGTGTTTCTTTTGTGTTCTGAACGTATTCTAAGCTTGTTCAGATCGATTTCTATGAGCTCAGAATAACACAACTGAGTAGACCGAGTTGAATACTTACCACAACCATTTGACaggtgaaattgaaaaaaaggctTTGTGTTCAggtgtgtttcaaaaataattctgagAAAACCCTTTGTTCGGTCAGAGCATTCTCAATATGATCGGACTCTGTTCAAAACGCTTCTGagctaagaaaaaaagaagtgaTAATTACACATAAAAGGTTTTGGTATTTGctgtttaaaaacataaacatttaagTTAGTGAACAGTGAAGTAAAGTTTCAACTTTGAAGAACTGAATACAATTGACTTACATTTGTTAAGACACCAGTGTGACTTTAAGGACTTTTTGTATGGGGTTTTCTATGGACAAAACACAACAATGGGAGCATTCATTAAGCTAGTTACCACAAAGCTAATCAATCTgcaactgtcatattaatgacgaatacaaatatataaaataagaaacgtttgtgtttttagaactttaaattgttttttttttttctttttaaattcaataaaatcaaatagaagaatatacttacttacttacttaaggtggcgctacagtcctctgtgaactagggcctagctaggtctagatgtctccagtttcgcgctccaagttgggtgaggtcaccttccacttgtgcgcaccacctggtCCACGGTCTTTCTCtaatgcgctgtcctgtgggtgtggattcgaagactttccgggccggagcattggtttccatgcactctacgtgacccagccatcttagtcgttgggctTTTACTATTCTggataagtctacgtcgctgtacagctcgtcgctCCATCTTCACCTCCACTTCCCTGCATACGGGTCCCcgcagatcacacgaagaacttttctctcgaaacgacccaaggtgctttcatccgcttttgtcataggccatgcttctgcaccgtatagcaggacggggatgataagggtcctATATTACGACACTTTCGTCCctagagagaggactttaccactcaattgcttttttagttcaaagaaacagcggttggcAAAAGAGCTATTCtacatttgatctcagcgctggtgttgttttctgcgtttacagcggagcctaggtagacgaagtccttgacttcctcaaagttacgcctgccgatgttgacgttttgaccaagacgttaaacccattttgtcTGCCTCTGccaaatactcacaaaagccccattgacatcactttgagtttttccgattatgtcattGTCATCGGCATATGCtcgtaattggacagacttttgaaagatagttccTCTGGTGTTGACGCGTGAACTGTGCACTATcatttcaagtacgatgttaaaaaattcgcatgacagcgcatcaccttgtctaaaaccttttttgacatcgaaaggttctgttaagttgtttccaacctttatggacgAGTGTGACATGGCTCtacacagctcgtccctgtatatcctgtcatatgcggccttgaaatcgattaaaagatggtgggtgtcgatttggtgttcttgggtattttccaggatctgccgtaatgtgaatatttgatcaactgtggacttccctggtctaaaaccacactgataatgacctatcagattgttgacgatgggctttagacgttcacatattagagaagagaagattttataggcgatgttaagtagactgattcctctatagttggtgcagtttagagggtctccctttttaaggatcgggcaaacaatactggggttccattcatcgggcatgctttcttccgaccatatcttacagataagttggtgcgtgctcctaaccaatttatctccagctgctttaaagagctcggcattcaagccatccgctccagcggctttattattcttcagctaagatatggcaatctttacttcgtctaagtcggaaagacgagattgttggcttaggtcgtctatgttgaatggatcatcctccCTGACAGCGGAATTGGGTTCGTCGTAGCCGTTATACagcctgcagaagtggtccttccatatcctcagcattgactgcggttccactatgatgtttccactttcgtctttgtagccttcggttctaggtttatgtacctgtgaatttcgtttcacctgttcataaagcttttgaacttcattccggCTTTTAAACCTcccaacatcttcgaccgcacgcttttcatgccctttttttccttctgagaagttggcgttcctctcgcctcttcatagagctcatgagcagctctcgtccttttatgcagcgcagctttgtgtgcctgttgtttggctgcatttgcctgtcgacatttctcatcaaaccaggggtgcCTTGTTGGTAGCTGTTTGAAaaccagcacatcagaggcggcttctctgattgcatcttggcaatgttgccactggttttcgattcattgtgttggcggcagagaacttcgagagaggttagttgtaactcggtcggaaaaggatttggcgttgtaccttctcccagcacctccctgttttgccttgggtttggaaatccgaagtgctaccttggctaaaacgaggtagtggtccgagtcgatgttagctcctcggaaagttcgtacatccatgatgctggaagcgtgtctggcgtcgatcgcaatatggtcaatctggttgccGGTAGATaaatctggagaagtccaagtacctttgtggatgttgaggtgtggaaaacgcgtactaaCTACCATGACatttcaccccgcagcaaaatctataagcctgaatccgttgtcgaaagTGTTGTAGTGCatgctgttcttcccgattattccaccaaagatgtcttcccttcctagcttgacattaaaatcacccaggactattttaatatcgtagctaggtcactgctcatatgttttttctaaagctcgaagaacatatctttggtgtagtcgtctttctcttctgtgggggcgtgtgcgcatatcaggctaatgttgccaaatttagccttgatgcgtatgatCATGAGGCGTTCACTGGTGCACCTGTAGCtgaagacttcttgcctaagtctggctccaatgacgaagtcgcatccaaataagcgctgttggttttcgtggtagcagtcaccatagtaaatatcgcagtctttcatcctcttttgcccggcctatcccatcgtatttcctggatggcggttatatctgctttatagcggtctagggcctccgctaattcttcggccgcacgtgatctgttaagggacctaacattccacgtgcatatcccaagttcgttgtctttaattcgtttgcgttggttgttaacagtaaatccgtccgtatccgaggcttgttggtgcttcgcaactatgaaagcttttacgtggccaggaagtcaccccgacggcacaaccaacaacctggagggccagatcctatgtataactccaaggatggggagccggataaaaccgctccttataggcctgggctccgaataagtcgaagaagccctataaggtgttcactaagtagttcaaccttactggaactgtagacgccaccgttgattccatctcgggaattcctccgctgtcgtctggataaggagatgtGCCTTAgtagaaacacctctccccacctctctcgtttgctgcccccaacaactttccactggggttggaacccaatctccagttgaggtactaggcacccgatgttcacaaCGGGGAGGTGAgtgtaggagttgatagacagaggtgggttttgagaaaaacctgtggacgcttgtgtcctcttgaatgcacatgtcatCATTTGAACATCAATAGAAGAATATGATTGTTTTAAATACCaaaagattcatttcattttgaattcttgtgtccgaGCAGCTggttgtgaaacgtcaaaaccattGTGCACTTACTTTATAGCCAAAATATGTACACTACGTCGCGTCGGATGGGaaattttaactacttttgtagCTGCATTAACCATTCAGGTTCCCTTGACTTCGTTGCCACTAGCTTAGTGAATGccccaatttatttttggttcagatctgtcaaaacacaattTTCCCCTCTTCTTGCGTTCTTTTGGgcaaattaaatgtatttatgtttgatttaaatactaaataatttgaatatttcgTCAGATTTACCCCTCTGTGcatttaaactaataaaatttaaaaaaaaaactgtacatagCTGGTAATTTGACAATGacaaacagacaaacaaaaaaaaaacagatctaATTTTGTTCCATGtgtcacaaaaaaatcaattttttaaggaaatctgaatttacccatTAAAGCCTCCATTTTTAAGCTTAGAGCAGGATACTCTGCTGACCGAGTCAAGTTGTGTATCTTTTGTTTaatcataaaattaaacttttcaagCAAGAACTATGAATTTACTTTcacaataaattgtttgaacatttaaaaaagtccaGACAACACTTAACAATTACAGAAGTTAATTCTTATCTatcagtaaagaaaaaaaaaaccttttatataAATGCAATTGAATTATCAATTTCACCTGTATGTCTCTTCTTCCTATCAACTATTCCATGTACTCatgtgtacatatgtaggtactttCATTATTATGTAGATGAAGACAAACTTTTTACTGCTTGAGATAGCAATTTCTTATTTTCCGAGTGTTAAAATACTCAAGTTTCAAGTAGTCGATATACCTTGCCTCCTCAATGCACACGTTAGATAAGGACGTATTTAGTATAATTCCcgtctttaaaatatatttttttatggcTCTTAAATTGTAAcaatattattcttattatcttaaggttaaattttgataattttaaacttatttcagtTCTCAGATCAACATCAACgacagatttaaatttaatcgcTTACTAATCAAATGTCATTGATTCTAAGAACAACAAAGTTTTTCCCCGATGTTATATGCTGCTAACTTATTTCTggaaaagaaattcaataacaacaataaaatttatagaTTGAAAAGATTGACtccataaatttttaaattttgtttttattttaaacttgaatgaacttttaaaaaacataatcagTAAAGTATTTAAGAAAATGCATTTGAATCCATTTTCAATATTGCCACTTTATTAGCAAAGAAGTCAAATTAACATTGAAGACCTTGACTATAAATCACAAATATGATTTTTGGCGTATGACCCCCACGGCTGGCTCAAActaatttggaaaattttatcttcactactttttcaaatattttgttgtcctACGGCAATAAAGCCGTTAATGTTATTTTCCAAGTGGTCCATCGTATCGGGCTTACCGGCGATTAGACTATATAGCAACTTTACATATCATTACAGAAAATATTCAAGCTGTGCCGATTCATGTATCCGTAACGTGAAACTATGCGTTGCTGCACAAGGTTTATTTTTGCCACAGCTGTGTGACACACCCTGTCTTCTTGAGACCACAGCTCCTATGCATCAGGGATATTCAATTGATAAACTAAAAAGTTAGATAGGGGAAGGTGGTCGAATGACGGTCACTTAAGGGGAAAgtatgaatcaaaaaaacataaattcttCAATTCTTTAAGTTTCTCAGAAGGAATAAATCATAAATGATATACACTTTCATAAAAagcgaagttttaaaaaaagtccaaTCTGACCGTCATTGCCCATCATAGTGAGAAATTACGGTCATGAACACGGGTAATCACAGTCAGACaattattgtcttcaaatttaagaaaaactacaaatataattcaattttaactttaattaaagataaaaatacacataattatgggaaaatattaaatacacaTGTCACATTTATATCCCTTTGAGGACTCCCACCCTGAGCAAAATGCGTGAGCCCACCTCCCACACAAAGTACAACGAAACAGACTGGAGAagggaattttgtatttttttgcgCGGCCCTCATTGTTAGGCCATTTGAATGGGCCCTGATGGCATTCTGTAAATCTTTATCTGTCCAAAAAGCCTTATTTGACGTTCTTTTGCGATTTCTTgtcaaactgaaataaaaaaaaattgaaaataaaattataattttaatgacgGTCACTTGACCGTTATTTCCCAATACCATGTGTCaccacaaacaaatttttttcagaaaaatgcataaatatttttttttttgaaatattagtgAACTTACACACAAACGTCTGGAgcacttaataaaaaataaaaaatatttgtttctttaataataacaaatgcACACTGATTTTTGTTCGGCTGATAAAGTGATAATAAGATCAGCAGTAGTGAATTgcgttatttttgatttttaatcacAGTTGGCCATGAATTAGAACTTTTCGaacttcaaaatatattccTATATATAATATTCTTCTCTATCATATGCAATCAAAATCGCAACTAACTTCGCGTTAGTTAGGGCAAAAATGCAATGACCGCCATTGCCCATTGACAGTGATTAGACCACGTTCCCCTAACGTTCTCTGGCTTGCATCGTTTACGTACGGACCAATTATTTTTACCAATGCATATAGCACACTAAACAGTGTCTTAACACACATTCAGGATTATCATCACTCCAAATCCAAATACGTATTTCGCACAgaaccaataattttaaaataaatttgaacaatttggaTTTTGGAAGCTTCAAGCTTCATGTTGAGATTCCAAACCATATTAAAGATAAATCACTTGAAAAAATTGCTAACTTAAAGTCCTGTACGTACCTTTTCAATAGAACTTTGGGGGAGTTGagtggcaacaaaaaaaaagtcgagaataaaagccccggtgactatttacggcactggcggttcttttatgatcctccagagtttcaaaagctttttgttaagcgaggaaccggaatttactatggctactggcatgacgaccccaaggacgaggaagacttgctcatagtttgcattccaagggatgcgtcttcgaacttgTCTCCACAAAATGCTCGACGCTTGGGCtcactacctggagaaagactttccgaaAACTATGTTCAATCGCAAGGGTTTGGGatatatgagaaaggcgataagttcatttgtggaggagaataagtatgaaataaaatctctggtggaggcaaagtcgcagcgggctaggaaaatttgcgccaaaacattcaACAATGTGGGAATCGCTGTTCCAGGGAATAAAACCACTACATTGGGCTATTGCCCCTTCATGGACAGCGATTTCAACATCAAGAAGATATtcagtgctttggacaagccagtCGAGTCCTCAAAGAAaaagccaaagagatagtcatttAGAAAtcgcagcccatcataacagcttcagtcatcgctctggatgagtgtgattttggtacgaatctggaactaggaattgaccttttctgctccggacataaggacctacacgaaatcgttcagaattttctcaaccccgcctataagttgattggacggccacaatatatggcgattctgaagcCACATTTGGCGCAGCCAAGCAaacttgtagttcttgttggtttatGTCGTGTGgccattccacccgtccccagaacttcagtcgaaactcttcttcgagacgagctagtgttacggcCTTGTCTGCGCTGATATGCTGCTATATCACAgcgcaaaaaagaaaaagcaacttaagggtgtcgacggcaaagacaaatccttaggagaatgtttcaagaattttcataaaattgagTCTTGATAGAATACATACCATATAGAACATCTTTACTGTGTGAAAGGAAATActtggatattttcattttatccgcATCCGAGACGGTGGGTGGTGAGAAACTgggagttttttgtatgttcgtaTCAAAACGTTTGTTAAACCACTTAATGACGGGATCCCATTCGTTCTTTTGGAGCTCGTATAGATTTTTGTCTTattgaaaatcaacttgattAGTACCTACATAGGGCTAAAGTTTCTACTttgcatttccagatcctttagttAATTGCATagtatatcgaaagttctgcggATCATTCTTCTATGTTGTTTGAAATACTTATCATCGTTTACTAACATTTCACGTTCCCAAAAAGTTCTGATACGTACCTGCACAAAATATTTagatatgtactcgtatatgcaTAGCTTCCTATTAATTGAATTGTTATAAAAAGCTAACCTTTGTCCACATATTTCTTTGTCGACTGCGATTTTCAATTGCATCAATTAAAGGTTTTCTTTGCTTTTGAAGTTCCAGGATTTGCATTTgtaatgaaaaaagtttaacaaaatctttatattttgttcaactttctttgtatgtatgtattaaaatcaatttgaattggtaagaattcattttattttcacaaataatttgagaagaacaaaactttttcatcaatacaaaatttgacagccggtgttaaacaaatttaaatgtcagatgaaaacgtgtaaatgttcggtgtgaaggATTTTCGGGTACaattttggaagtttttttacaaacaaacaaaataaaacctgacaaaaaaaacttactaaaagttggttaaaaaatgattttcaactctaatatcttttaaaaatttaaggtatTGGCTTAGACTAATTTCGacttatggaaaatattgttttcgacatttggtaaaattatattaaaaaaaagtcagtttttttcatatacagtactgtgcaaaacatttttcttaaacaaaacaaaattgcttaGAAATGAAACagcaaaattctttctttagttttctaaaCTCTTTTGACATTACGTTATAATTGTTTTACCTTacaactaaatttcaaactattgtCTTACTTCAAGGCtaggaaatgttaatatttaattgcataccctttatttttttaaaaagctgtatAGTGTATATCTTCTGGGCATTGAAGCTATAGGTTTATTAATAACCGTTTTTGGAATGTCATTCCATTGGAACGTGCATTTTCTAATGTGCATAAGGCACCATGGTGTTACAAAGGATGTCTACATAGTCTTCAAACTTTATTATGCCCTCCACTTGTCGAATAAGCCCAATTATTTGGCCAAAGAAGCAGTCCAAgaccaaaattgaaccacctcTTTGTTTGACCATTTTGGATTTAGCTTCCCACCTCTTGGCCTTCTGACATGTTGTTTTCGATTCGTGCATATTGAACTTTAATTCGTCAGAAAATAAGACCGTTTCCAATTTTCGGGGACTCCAATTGAcatgagtttttggaaaagcCAAACAAGTTTTCACATTTCTTGGGTGGGTTTTCTTCgtaagaaatttattattttttaatcatcTCCTCTATGATAACATAACACCTTTAAAATCTTAATGATTCTACAAATAGTTGATTTTCGAatggaatatttctttttgtgatgctccctttttggaaaatattcaaaaaaaaacattttttttttttatttatcaatttaaaaagaatttattttaaaaaaacattgtatcACTCTTGTAAAAGCAGTACATTTGTAGAATTTATGAATAATAAGGTGACACATAAAATAGTCTAgagcaataaaaatattttgattggaACAACTCATTCACGAatgttcgatttttttattGGTGGCGATAGTTGCAaaagttttgcacagttctataatttaaat
It encodes:
- the LOC129940609 gene encoding uncharacterized protein LOC129940609; the encoded protein is MSNDPIEFLDSVLQAEELRWRMEEYGHDKTKYSISRSGRYKSLNKKRDALKPELYKGTDLDKKTKDNSSPYQTQTQQTSQPQQQSRGREREPKYTKFYETNL